The following proteins are co-located in the Spirosoma montaniterrae genome:
- a CDS encoding transposase codes for MKITHYRDKYRIDSARLADYDYGSNGMYFITICTKNRIPYFGSIEETDGEFALQPTLLGQQAIACWLAIPDHFPFVALDGFQIMPNHMHGLLCINKPGYEEWHPNVFGPQSRNLASILRGYKVGVTRFAIENQLEFGWQPRYYDRVVRNEDELNRIRWYIQQNPANWANDAENAEGQYM; via the coding sequence ATGAAAATAACGCACTACCGAGACAAATACCGGATTGATTCGGCGCGATTGGCCGATTATGATTACGGCTCAAACGGGATGTATTTTATCACAATCTGCACTAAAAATCGCATTCCATATTTCGGGTCGATTGAAGAAACAGATGGGGAGTTTGCGCTACAACCCACATTGCTCGGACAGCAGGCCATTGCGTGTTGGTTAGCCATCCCTGACCATTTCCCATTTGTCGCGCTGGATGGTTTCCAGATAATGCCGAATCATATGCACGGATTGCTTTGTATAAATAAACCCGGTTACGAGGAGTGGCATCCGAACGTTTTTGGCCCCCAAAGCCGAAATCTGGCATCAATCCTGCGCGGCTATAAAGTTGGTGTAACGCGGTTCGCTATAGAAAACCAGCTCGAATTTGGCTGGCAACCCCGGTATTATGACCGGGTAGTTCGCAATGAGGACGAACTAAATCGAATTCGCTGGTACATTCAGCAAAACCCCGCCAATTGGGCCAACGATGCCGAAAACGCGGAAGGGCAATATATGTGA